In one window of Vibrio pelagius DNA:
- a CDS encoding DUF413 domain-containing protein: MSETEFRHGKKRFYDTTKFPRGFAKSGDFTLVEEEILTLFGDTMLALESGELAPINAEEKHFVKVLSHPHKAKSKLERVWLKYIQLARGRRRFHTLNGCKRGEVPREEYDNELVLED; the protein is encoded by the coding sequence ATGTCTGAGACCGAATTCCGACACGGAAAAAAACGTTTTTATGACACCACCAAATTCCCAAGAGGGTTTGCTAAGTCAGGTGATTTTACTCTTGTCGAAGAAGAAATCCTAACCTTGTTTGGTGATACCATGTTAGCACTTGAGTCCGGTGAACTTGCACCGATCAACGCTGAAGAAAAACACTTTGTAAAAGTGTTATCGCACCCTCACAAGGCGAAGTCTAAGTTAGAGCGTGTTTGGTTAAAATACATCCAACTTGCTCGTGGACGTCGTCGCTTCCACACTCTTAATGGCTGCAAACGTGGTGAAGTGCCAAGAGAAGAGTACGACAACGAGTTGGTGTTGGAAGATTAA
- the nagB gene encoding glucosamine-6-phosphate deaminase: MRLIPLNNAAQVGKWAARHIVDAIKAFNPTADRPFVLGLPTGGTPLTTYKELIALYKAGEVSFKNVVTFNMDEYVGIAPNHPESYRTFMYTNFFNHVDIQEENINLLDGQAEDIDAHCAAYEEKIRSYGKINLFMGGIGIDGHIAFNEPGSSLASRTRIKTLTEETRIANSRFFDNDINQVPKYALTIGVATLLDAEEVMILTMGHNKAQALQVAIEGSVNHMWTVTALQMHRKAIIVADEPAQQELKVKTLRYFQELEAENIQDL; encoded by the coding sequence ATGAGACTTATTCCTTTAAACAACGCGGCACAAGTAGGTAAATGGGCAGCTCGTCACATCGTTGATGCCATCAAAGCATTCAACCCAACAGCTGATCGTCCATTCGTTCTTGGTCTACCTACCGGTGGCACACCACTAACGACTTACAAAGAGTTAATTGCACTATACAAAGCAGGTGAAGTTAGCTTTAAAAACGTTGTTACTTTCAACATGGATGAGTACGTAGGCATCGCTCCTAACCACCCTGAGTCTTACCGTACTTTCATGTACACAAACTTCTTCAACCACGTTGATATTCAAGAAGAGAACATCAACCTACTAGACGGCCAAGCAGAAGACATCGATGCTCACTGTGCTGCATACGAAGAAAAAATCCGTTCATACGGCAAAATCAACCTGTTCATGGGCGGTATCGGCATCGACGGTCACATCGCATTCAACGAACCTGGTTCTTCTCTAGCTTCTCGTACTCGTATCAAGACGCTAACTGAAGAGACGCGCATCGCGAACTCTCGCTTCTTCGACAACGACATCAACCAAGTGCCAAAATACGCACTAACTATCGGTGTTGCGACTCTACTAGACGCTGAAGAAGTCATGATCCTGACTATGGGTCACAACAAGGCACAAGCTCTACAGGTTGCTATCGAAGGTTCTGTAAACCACATGTGGACGGTTACAGCGCTACAAATGCACCGTAAAGCTATCATCGTTGCTGATGAGCCAGCTCAACAAGAGCTAAAAGTGAAGACTCTACGTTACTTCCAAGAACTAGAAGCCGAGAACATCCAAGACCTATAA
- a CDS encoding MltR family transcriptional regulator produces the protein MPIHPSHETELLEALAEATTANACFMAAYDALDDTVDAVLKGIFQKDDTAVKFVVEPLLNSGGPLGEIMVRAKLLLGLGVISKDVYDDLEIFVTLKEWAKIQGEEVSFTDPNVLFELNKTHAIQKIMPIEYDAELVESMSGPMLDMFMGRHNQKVQSTIVLAITDLINTLCRDNALIV, from the coding sequence ATGCCGATACATCCTAGCCATGAAACAGAACTCCTAGAAGCACTAGCTGAGGCGACAACTGCTAATGCTTGTTTTATGGCGGCTTATGATGCACTGGATGATACGGTAGATGCGGTTCTAAAAGGCATTTTCCAGAAAGATGACACAGCAGTAAAATTTGTCGTCGAGCCTCTCCTCAATAGCGGAGGTCCGCTAGGCGAGATCATGGTTCGTGCTAAATTACTGCTTGGGTTGGGCGTGATCAGTAAAGATGTCTATGATGACCTAGAGATTTTTGTCACTTTGAAAGAGTGGGCGAAAATTCAAGGTGAAGAGGTTTCTTTCACTGACCCGAATGTTCTATTTGAACTGAACAAAACACACGCTATTCAAAAGATAATGCCGATTGAGTACGATGCTGAATTGGTCGAGTCGATGTCAGGTCCAATGCTCGATATGTTTATGGGGCGCCATAATCAAAAAGTTCAGTCGACCATCGTTTTGGCGATTACGGATCTTATCAACACTCTTTGTCGTGATAACGCATTGATTGTTTAG